A region of Rhodanobacteraceae bacterium DNA encodes the following proteins:
- a CDS encoding tRNA-5-carboxymethylaminomethyl-2-thiouridine(34) synthesis protein MnmE, translated as MQATDTIAAIATPAGRGGIGVVRVSGPAAPAIAQALCGIEPVPRHAHYAAFRDAEGHALDRGLATWFPAPHSFTGEHVLELYAHGSPVVLDRLLRRVCELGARPARAGEFSERAFLNGKLDLAQAEAVADLIAARSEAQARAAQRSLEGEFSERVQALADLVVRLRVEVEAAIDFAEDASESASHEVLARLFAQATAALDALLAAARRGVRLTDGLHAVIVGAPNVGKSSLMNALAGHDRAIVTDIPGTTRDVLRESIAFDGVELLLADTAGLRESGDTVEGEGIRRARAELERADIVLRVIDDAGQLASGDLFAGAPVSATRILVVNKIDLAGSTPRRDERDGVVTIALSACTGAGLDLLRTELRRIALGGEVEGVFSARARHVLALERAGGHLAAARSGPTLASPELVAEELAAAQRALGEITGAFTSEDLLGAIFSTFCIGK; from the coding sequence ATGCAGGCGACCGACACCATCGCGGCCATCGCGACCCCTGCGGGGCGCGGCGGCATCGGCGTGGTGCGGGTATCGGGACCCGCGGCGCCCGCGATCGCGCAGGCGCTGTGCGGCATCGAACCCGTGCCGCGGCACGCGCATTACGCGGCGTTCCGCGACGCCGAAGGCCACGCGCTCGACCGCGGACTCGCGACGTGGTTTCCCGCGCCGCATTCCTTCACCGGCGAACACGTGCTGGAACTGTACGCGCACGGCAGCCCCGTGGTGCTCGACCGGCTGCTGCGACGTGTCTGCGAACTGGGCGCGCGGCCCGCACGCGCGGGCGAATTTTCCGAGCGGGCATTCCTCAACGGCAAGCTGGATCTCGCGCAGGCCGAGGCGGTCGCGGACCTGATCGCGGCGCGTTCCGAAGCGCAGGCCCGCGCGGCGCAACGCTCGCTAGAAGGCGAGTTCTCCGAGCGTGTACAAGCGCTGGCGGATCTCGTGGTGCGCCTGCGCGTGGAAGTGGAGGCGGCGATCGATTTCGCCGAGGATGCTTCGGAAAGCGCGTCGCACGAAGTGCTTGCCCGGTTGTTCGCGCAAGCGACCGCCGCGCTGGATGCCTTGCTGGCTGCCGCGCGCCGCGGCGTGCGTCTGACCGACGGCCTGCACGCGGTGATCGTCGGCGCACCCAACGTGGGCAAGTCCAGCCTCATGAACGCGCTGGCCGGCCACGACCGCGCGATCGTCACCGACATTCCCGGCACCACCCGCGACGTGCTGCGCGAATCGATCGCGTTCGACGGCGTCGAACTGCTGCTGGCCGACACCGCGGGCTTGCGCGAATCCGGGGATACGGTCGAGGGCGAAGGCATCCGGCGTGCCCGTGCCGAACTGGAGCGTGCCGACATCGTGCTGCGGGTGATCGACGATGCCGGTCAGCTTGCGTCCGGCGATCTGTTTGCCGGCGCACCGGTCTCGGCGACGCGCATCCTCGTGGTCAACAAGATCGACCTCGCGGGCTCGACGCCGCGCCGCGACGAGCGCGACGGCGTGGTGACAATCGCCCTGTCCGCGTGCACCGGGGCGGGACTCGATCTGTTGCGCACCGAACTGCGGCGCATCGCGTTGGGCGGCGAAGTGGAAGGCGTGTTCAGCGCGCGCGCCCGGCACGTGCTCGCCCTGGAACGCGCCGGCGGACACCTGGCTGCTGCACGCTCCGGACCAACGCTTGCGAGTCCCGAACTCGTGGCCGAGGAACTCGCCGCCGCGCAGCGCGCGCTCGGCGAAATCACCGGCGCATTCACCAGCGAGGATTTGCTCGGCGCGATTTTCTCCACGTTCTGCATCGGCAAATGA
- a CDS encoding ATP synthase F0 sector subunit a produces MAAEAPITSGAYILHHLTYLQLDLKSWKIVENSQGFWVLNIDSVFFSVVLGLLFVFLFWPVARRASSGVPKNWQNFVEVCTEFVDGQVKDAFHQKSKFVAPMALLVFFWVLFMNLMDLLPVDALPTAAEAMGIEHLRILPSADPNITLSMSLTVFLLCFWYSFYCKGFLTNAKEAVLHPFGKWMMPVNFVLKVVEELSKPLSLGLRLFGNMYAGEVIFILLAALTLRYSAPAHIAPATGAAFFIFAALAVLTVGLFAYGKGKWLRGWLPLALLAVIAVGSVAGFLPAIGGQTYYQILFATGWGIFHWLIIALQAYIFMVLTVAYLSMAAEHH; encoded by the coding sequence ATGGCGGCAGAAGCCCCTATCACTAGCGGTGCATACATCCTGCACCATCTCACCTATCTCCAGCTCGACCTCAAGAGCTGGAAGATCGTCGAGAATTCCCAGGGCTTCTGGGTGCTGAACATCGACTCGGTGTTCTTCTCGGTCGTGCTGGGCCTGCTGTTCGTGTTCCTGTTCTGGCCAGTGGCGCGGCGCGCCAGCAGCGGCGTGCCGAAGAACTGGCAGAACTTCGTCGAGGTCTGCACCGAATTCGTCGACGGCCAAGTCAAGGACGCCTTCCACCAGAAATCGAAATTCGTCGCGCCGATGGCGCTGCTGGTGTTCTTCTGGGTGCTGTTCATGAACCTCATGGACCTGCTGCCCGTGGACGCGTTGCCGACCGCGGCCGAAGCCATGGGCATCGAACACCTGCGCATCCTGCCCTCGGCCGATCCCAACATCACACTGTCGATGTCGCTGACGGTGTTCCTGTTGTGCTTCTGGTACAGCTTCTACTGCAAGGGCTTCCTGACCAACGCCAAGGAAGCGGTGCTGCACCCGTTCGGCAAGTGGATGATGCCGGTCAACTTCGTGCTGAAGGTGGTCGAGGAATTGTCCAAGCCGCTCAGCCTGGGCCTGCGACTGTTCGGCAACATGTACGCGGGCGAGGTGATCTTCATCCTGCTGGCCGCGCTGACGCTGCGTTACAGCGCGCCGGCGCACATCGCGCCCGCGACCGGCGCCGCGTTCTTCATCTTCGCCGCGCTGGCCGTGCTGACCGTGGGCCTGTTCGCCTACGGCAAGGGCAAGTGGCTGCGCGGCTGGCTGCCGCTGGCGCTGCTCGCGGTGATCGCGGTCGGCAGCGTCGCGGGGTTCCTGCCCGCGATCGGCGGCCAGACCTATTACCAGATCCTGTTCGCGACCGGCTGGGGCATCTTCCACTGGCTGATCATCGCGCTGCAGGCCTACATCTTCATGGTGCTGACCGTCGCTTATCTCTCGATGGCGGCCGAGCATCACTGA
- a CDS encoding ATP synthase F0 sector subunit c, translating to MDISALASVEGFTALAAGFMLGLAGIGAAIGMGLMGGKFLESSARQPELVPMLQGKMFLLVGLIDAIPIIGVGIALYVIFVDPFSGHVLAHAAGAAGK from the coding sequence ATGGATATCAGCGCACTGGCCAGTGTTGAAGGCTTCACCGCCCTGGCTGCCGGCTTCATGCTCGGTCTCGCCGGCATCGGCGCCGCCATCGGCATGGGCCTGATGGGCGGCAAGTTCCTCGAGAGTTCCGCGCGCCAGCCCGAACTGGTGCCGATGCTGCAGGGCAAGATGTTCCTGCTGGTCGGCCTGATCGACGCGATCCCGATCATCGGCGTGGGCATCGCGCTGTACGTGATCTTCGTGGATCCGTTCTCCGGCCACGTGCTGGCGCATGCAGCCGGTGCGGCAGGCAAGTAA
- a CDS encoding ATP synthase F0 sector subunit b, which yields MSLNATLIAQMLVFLILVWFTMKFIWPPIMKAMEERAKRIADGLEAADRARKELADADTRAAEELKKARAEAAVIIERANHQAGQIVDKARADALLEAAKQKAQAQADIENMAHRARAELRGQVATLAVQGAEKILGREVNAATHKDLLDQLVEGI from the coding sequence GTGAGCCTTAATGCCACGCTCATCGCCCAGATGCTGGTCTTTTTGATCCTCGTCTGGTTCACGATGAAATTCATCTGGCCGCCGATCATGAAGGCCATGGAAGAGCGCGCCAAGCGCATCGCCGACGGCCTCGAAGCCGCCGACCGTGCGCGCAAGGAGCTCGCCGACGCCGACACGCGCGCCGCCGAGGAACTCAAGAAGGCGCGTGCCGAAGCCGCCGTGATCATCGAACGGGCGAACCACCAGGCCGGGCAGATCGTCGACAAGGCGCGTGCCGATGCCTTGCTGGAAGCCGCCAAGCAGAAGGCCCAGGCGCAAGCCGACATCGAGAACATGGCGCACCGCGCCCGCGCCGAGTTGCGCGGCCAGGTCGCCACGCTCGCGGTGCAGGGCGCCGAGAAGATCCTGGGTCGCGAAGTGAACGCCGCGACGCACAAGGACCTGCTCGACCAGTTGGTCGAGGGAATCTGA
- a CDS encoding ATP synthase delta chain: MAQPLTIARPYARAAFEHAKAHGSVSEWAGKLAFAAEAAVDPRVSALFGDPRIEPRALAALFRQNGEAGDSDFARFLELLADNRRLRELPEIAALFEQMKRDAEHVLKVRVRSAVPLDDAQVQHLVEALKRRFHSEIELERSVDASVLGGALIDVGETVIDGSLKSRLAKLETALTN; this comes from the coding sequence ATGGCGCAGCCGCTGACCATCGCCCGACCCTACGCCCGCGCCGCGTTCGAACACGCGAAGGCGCACGGGTCGGTGTCGGAATGGGCGGGCAAGCTCGCCTTCGCCGCCGAGGCCGCGGTCGATCCGCGCGTGAGCGCCCTGTTCGGCGATCCGCGCATCGAGCCGCGTGCGTTGGCCGCGTTGTTCCGGCAAAACGGCGAAGCCGGCGATTCGGACTTCGCGCGTTTCCTCGAACTCCTGGCCGACAACCGCCGGCTGCGCGAACTGCCCGAGATCGCGGCGCTGTTCGAGCAGATGAAGCGCGACGCCGAACACGTGCTGAAGGTGCGGGTGCGCAGCGCGGTGCCGCTGGACGATGCACAGGTGCAGCACTTGGTCGAGGCGTTGAAGCGCCGCTTCCACAGCGAGATCGAACTCGAGCGCAGCGTCGATGCCTCGGTGCTGGGCGGTGCGCTGATCGACGTCGGCGAAACCGTGATCGACGGTTCGCTGAAGAGCCGCCTGGCCAAGCTTGAAACAGCGTTGACGAATTGA
- a CDS encoding ATP synthase alpha chain yields MATTLNPSEISELIRARIEQFKLSAETRNEGTLTSVSDGIVRIHGLNDAMAGEMIELPGDTYALALNLERDSVGAVVLGKYEHLSEGDTAKTTGRILEVPVGPEMLGRVVDALGNPIDGKGPINTHVTSPVEKVAPGVIWRQSVSQPVQTGYKSVDSMIPIGRGQRELVIGDRQTGKTALTVDTIINQKGTGVKCIYVAIGQKQSSIANVVRKLEEHDAMKHTIIVAASASDSATMQYIAPYAGCAMGEYFRDHGEDALIIYDDLTKQAWAYRQISLLLRRPPGREAYPGDVFYLHSRLLERAARVNAEYVERETKGEIKGKTGSLTALPIIETQAGDVSAFVPTNVISITDGQIFLETDLFNAGIRPAVNAGISVSRVGGAAQTKIIKKLSGGVKLALAQYRELAAFAQFASDLDAATRAQLERGQRVTELMKQKQYSPLSIAQLAISLYAAEKGYLDDLPIDKILPFEHALHQFMEANHGELMKKIVETGDWNNDIEGTFKSALDEFKKTGSW; encoded by the coding sequence ATGGCCACCACACTCAACCCTTCCGAAATCAGCGAACTGATCCGCGCGCGCATCGAGCAGTTCAAGCTCTCGGCCGAAACCCGCAACGAAGGCACGCTGACTTCGGTGTCCGACGGTATCGTGCGTATCCACGGCCTGAACGACGCGATGGCCGGCGAAATGATCGAGCTGCCCGGTGACACCTATGCGCTGGCGCTGAACCTCGAGCGCGACTCGGTCGGCGCGGTGGTGCTCGGCAAGTACGAGCACCTGTCCGAAGGCGACACCGCCAAGACCACCGGCCGCATCCTCGAAGTGCCGGTCGGCCCCGAGATGCTGGGCCGCGTGGTCGACGCGCTGGGCAACCCGATCGACGGCAAGGGCCCCATCAACACCCACGTGACCTCGCCGGTGGAGAAGGTCGCGCCGGGCGTGATCTGGCGCCAGTCGGTGTCGCAGCCGGTGCAGACCGGCTACAAGTCGGTCGACTCGATGATCCCGATTGGCCGCGGCCAACGCGAGCTGGTGATTGGCGATCGCCAGACCGGCAAGACCGCGCTCACGGTCGACACCATCATCAACCAGAAGGGCACCGGCGTGAAGTGCATTTACGTCGCGATCGGACAGAAGCAGTCCTCGATCGCGAACGTGGTGCGCAAGCTGGAGGAACATGACGCGATGAAGCACACCATCATCGTCGCGGCCTCGGCTTCCGACTCGGCGACGATGCAGTACATCGCGCCGTATGCCGGCTGCGCGATGGGCGAGTACTTCCGCGACCACGGCGAAGACGCGCTGATCATCTACGACGACTTGACCAAGCAGGCCTGGGCGTATCGCCAGATCTCGCTGCTGCTGCGCCGTCCGCCGGGCCGCGAAGCGTATCCGGGCGACGTGTTCTACCTGCACTCGCGCCTGCTGGAGCGCGCCGCGCGCGTCAACGCCGAATATGTCGAGCGCGAAACCAAGGGTGAGATCAAGGGCAAGACGGGTTCGCTGACCGCGCTGCCGATCATCGAAACGCAGGCGGGCGACGTATCCGCGTTCGTGCCGACCAACGTGATCTCGATCACCGACGGCCAGATCTTCCTCGAAACCGACCTGTTCAATGCCGGCATCCGCCCGGCCGTGAACGCGGGTATCTCGGTGTCGCGCGTGGGCGGCGCGGCGCAGACCAAGATCATCAAGAAACTGTCCGGCGGCGTGAAGCTGGCGCTGGCGCAATACCGCGAACTCGCCGCGTTCGCGCAGTTCGCCTCCGACCTCGATGCCGCGACCCGCGCGCAACTGGAGCGCGGCCAGCGCGTCACCGAACTGATGAAGCAGAAGCAGTATTCGCCGCTCAGCATCGCGCAACTCGCGATTTCGCTGTACGCGGCCGAGAAGGGTTATCTCGACGACCTGCCGATCGACAAGATCCTGCCGTTCGAACACGCCTTGCACCAGTTCATGGAAGCCAACCACGGCGAGCTGATGAAGAAGATCGTCGAGACCGGCGACTGGAACAACGACATCGAAGGCACCTTCAAGTCGGCGCTGGACGAGTTCAAGAAGACGGGGTCCTGGTGA
- a CDS encoding ATP synthase gamma chain has protein sequence MAGAREIRSKIKSVANTRKVTSALQMVSASKIRRAQDLMRTSRPYALHMRNVVAHIAQATPDYQHPALREREIKRVCYLIVSTDRGLCGGLNSNLFRKVLADIHDWQQKGIGVEVIAIGQKAAQFFRRIKVDLVGTVTHLGDHPRLEKLVGVMKIADDAFMQGKIDRIYLCYNQFVNTMTQRATIDALIPLPAVAEEIAEAKGDELHPASEDAKVERATSWDYLYEPEAEPVIRHVLNRYFEAMVYHATLENLASEHAARMVAMKAASDNATKAIGTLTLIYNKARQAAITQEISEIVGGAAAVGG, from the coding sequence ATGGCAGGCGCAAGAGAAATCCGCAGCAAGATCAAGAGCGTCGCGAACACCCGCAAGGTGACCAGCGCGCTGCAGATGGTGTCCGCGTCCAAGATCCGGCGCGCGCAGGATTTGATGCGCACCTCGCGTCCGTACGCGCTGCACATGCGCAACGTGGTCGCGCACATCGCGCAGGCGACGCCCGACTACCAGCACCCGGCGCTCAGGGAACGCGAGATCAAGCGCGTCTGCTACCTCATCGTGTCGACCGACCGCGGCTTGTGCGGCGGCCTGAATTCCAACCTGTTCCGCAAGGTGCTGGCCGACATCCACGACTGGCAGCAGAAGGGCATTGGCGTCGAAGTGATCGCGATCGGCCAGAAGGCCGCGCAGTTCTTCCGCCGCATCAAGGTGGACCTGGTCGGCACCGTCACCCACCTCGGCGATCATCCGCGCCTGGAGAAACTGGTCGGCGTGATGAAGATCGCCGACGACGCCTTCATGCAGGGCAAGATCGACCGCATCTATCTTTGCTACAACCAGTTCGTCAACACCATGACCCAGCGCGCGACGATCGATGCGCTGATCCCGCTGCCGGCGGTGGCCGAGGAAATCGCCGAAGCGAAGGGTGACGAACTGCACCCGGCGTCCGAGGACGCCAAGGTCGAACGCGCCACCAGTTGGGACTACCTGTACGAACCGGAAGCGGAACCCGTGATCCGGCACGTGCTGAACCGCTACTTCGAGGCGATGGTCTATCACGCCACGCTGGAGAACCTGGCCAGCGAGCACGCGGCGCGGATGGTCGCGATGAAGGCGGCGTCGGACAACGCCACCAAGGCCATCGGCACGTTGACGTTGATCTACAACAAGGCGCGCCAGGCGGCCATCACCCAGGAAATTTCCGAAATCGTCGGCGGCGCCGCGGCGGTCGGGGGTTGA
- a CDS encoding ATP synthase beta chain, giving the protein MSQGKIVQIIGAVVDVEFPRDAVPKVYDALKVEGTAVTLEVQQQLGDGVVRTIALGSTDGLKRNLQVTNTGKYISVPVGKATLGRIMNVLGEPIDERGPVNAGQQWEIHRAAPSYEDQAAANELLETGIKVIDLMCPFAKGGKVGLFGGAGVGKTVTMLELINNIATQHSGLSVFAGVGERTREGNDFYHEMIEAGVVVPNDFPKSKVAMVYGQMNEPPGNRLRVALTGLTMAEYFRDEKDASGKGRDVLLFIDNIYRYTLAGTEVSALLGRMPSAVGYQPTLADEMGRLQERITSTKTGSITSIQAVYVPADDYTDPSPATTFAHLDSTVALSRDIASLGIYPAVDPLASTSRQLDPLVIGQEHYDVARKVQGTLQRYKELKDIIAILGMDELSEADKQAVYRARKCERFFSQPFHVAEVFTGSPGKYVPLKETIRAFKMIVDGEVDHLPEQAFYMVGGIEDAIKKGEAMNAKDAEKKAA; this is encoded by the coding sequence ATGAGCCAGGGCAAGATCGTTCAAATCATCGGCGCGGTGGTCGACGTCGAATTTCCGCGCGACGCGGTGCCGAAGGTCTACGACGCGCTCAAGGTCGAGGGCACGGCGGTGACGCTGGAAGTCCAGCAGCAGTTGGGCGACGGCGTGGTGCGCACGATCGCGCTGGGCTCCACCGACGGCCTGAAGCGCAACTTGCAGGTGACCAACACCGGCAAGTACATCAGCGTGCCGGTCGGCAAGGCCACGCTGGGCCGCATCATGAACGTGCTGGGCGAACCGATCGACGAGCGCGGTCCGGTCAACGCCGGGCAGCAGTGGGAAATCCATCGCGCGGCGCCTTCGTATGAAGATCAGGCTGCGGCCAACGAACTGCTGGAAACCGGCATCAAGGTGATCGACCTGATGTGCCCGTTCGCCAAGGGCGGCAAGGTCGGCCTGTTTGGCGGCGCGGGCGTGGGCAAGACCGTGACGATGCTGGAACTCATCAACAACATCGCGACCCAGCACTCGGGCCTGTCGGTGTTCGCCGGCGTCGGCGAGCGCACCCGCGAGGGCAACGACTTCTACCACGAGATGATCGAGGCGGGCGTCGTGGTGCCGAACGACTTCCCGAAATCGAAGGTGGCGATGGTGTACGGCCAGATGAACGAGCCGCCGGGCAACCGCCTGCGCGTCGCGCTGACCGGCCTCACCATGGCCGAATACTTCCGCGACGAGAAGGACGCGTCGGGCAAGGGCCGCGACGTGCTGCTGTTCATCGACAACATCTACCGCTACACGCTGGCGGGCACCGAGGTGTCGGCGCTGCTGGGCCGCATGCCGTCGGCGGTGGGCTACCAGCCCACGCTGGCCGACGAAATGGGCCGCCTGCAGGAACGCATCACCTCGACCAAGACCGGTTCGATCACCTCGATCCAGGCCGTGTACGTGCCAGCCGACGACTACACCGATCCGTCGCCCGCGACCACGTTCGCGCACCTGGATTCGACCGTGGCGCTGTCGCGCGACATCGCAAGCTTGGGCATCTACCCCGCGGTCGATCCGCTGGCCTCGACTTCGCGCCAGCTCGATCCGCTGGTAATCGGCCAGGAACACTACGACGTCGCGCGCAAGGTGCAGGGTACGCTGCAGCGCTACAAGGAACTGAAGGACATCATCGCGATCCTCGGCATGGACGAACTGTCGGAAGCCGACAAGCAGGCCGTGTATCGCGCGCGCAAGTGCGAGCGCTTCTTCTCGCAGCCGTTCCACGTCGCGGAAGTGTTCACCGGCTCGCCCGGCAAGTACGTGCCGCTGAAGGAAACCATCCGCGCGTTCAAGATGATCGTCGACGGCGAAGTGGATCATCTGCCGGAGCAGGCGTTCTACATGGTCGGCGGCATCGAAGACGCGATCAAGAAGGGCGAGGCGATGAACGCCAAGGACGCCGAGAAGAAGGCAGCGTAA
- a CDS encoding ATP synthase epsilon chain — MATIHCDIVSAEANIFHGDVAMVIASGEAGELGIAPRHEPLLTRLKPGQVEVIGEDGKRQGFYVSGGILEVQPNVVTVLADAALRADEIDEAAAKRAKEEAERILANRGEAKTVEQAQQQLAQALAQLSALERLRKNLQH, encoded by the coding sequence ATGGCCACCATCCATTGCGACATCGTCAGCGCCGAAGCCAACATCTTCCATGGCGACGTGGCCATGGTCATCGCCAGCGGCGAAGCCGGCGAGCTCGGCATTGCGCCGCGCCACGAGCCGCTGCTGACGCGCCTCAAGCCGGGCCAGGTCGAGGTGATCGGCGAGGACGGCAAGCGCCAGGGTTTCTACGTCTCGGGCGGCATCCTCGAAGTGCAGCCGAACGTGGTCACCGTGCTGGCCGACGCCGCGCTGCGCGCCGACGAAATCGACGAAGCCGCCGCCAAGCGCGCCAAGGAAGAGGCTGAGCGCATCCTCGCCAACCGCGGCGAAGCCAAGACCGTCGAGCAGGCGCAGCAGCAGCTCGCGCAGGCGCTGGCGCAATTGTCCGCGCTGGAACGCCTGCGCAAGAACCTGCAGCACTGA